The Candidatus Limnocylindrales bacterium genome includes the window TTATTTGTTTTGGGCTGCTGCCAGTACACTGTTACCTTAATTTTGACCTCATAGGACTGCTTTCACTCCCCAGCTCCCCTAGCCCCCAGTTCCCCCTCTGTAGGGGCGGGAGGCCTCCCGCCCCTACTGGGGGGACAGGGGGTGAGGGGAGAGGGGCCGGGGGTGAAGGACCACTTAAACGTTAAACAAAACTAAATAAACAATGTACTAGCCGGTAAATTATTTATAATAAAAATTTTCCCATCGGATCCCCTCCTTTCACCCGGCTAAATTAATTTTCTAAAGTACCCCTGAGGGGGAAGCATTTTTTGTTCCTTTCTAAAGAATTCATCCCTGGCTGTTTTAGTGTTTCCACCCTTGACAGAGCGAGGGTTTAACCCGATAATGAAATAGCATCTTACGACACTTTTCTTTTGGGATATCTCTTAATCTGGCAAAGTTTTCTTTGCCGGGTTGAGGAAAAGGAGATAGAAAATGTCCACCATATATCCTGTTCAAAATCAGGTTGTTATTCCCTGGGTGGTTGAAGAAACCGGACGAGGTGAGCGAACCTACGATATTTATTCACGATTATTAAAAGATCGAATCATTTTCTTAGGAACTCCCATAGACGATAATATTGCCAATGTTATTATTGCCCAGATGCTTTTTTTAGAAGCCGAGGATCCGGATAAGGACATCCATCTTTACATTAACAGTCCTGGAGGGTGGGTTACTTCCGGTTTAGCCATTTATGATGCCATGCAATATATCAAACCGGATGTTTCCACCATCTGTGTAGGTCAGGCGGCAAGTATGGGGGCTGTCCTCCTGGCTGCCGGGACTAAAGGGAAACGATTTGCTCTTCCCCATGCGAGGATTATGCTCCATCAACCCTCTGGAGGGTTTGAGGGGCAGGCTTCGGATATTGCCATTCAAGCCCGGGAAATCCTTCGGATTCGGGAAGCCCTCAACGAGATTCTCTACCGCCACACTGGACAGTCTCTGGACAAAATCCGGGCTGACACCGAGCGAGATTACTTCATGTCCCCGGAGCAGGCTATCGAATATGGAATCATTGATAAAATGATCGAACGGAAGTAAAGATGTTCTGAGTCTGTAGTCCGTTGTTAAAAGCTGGTGGTAGCAAACAACGGAAAACGGGCAAAAAAATTGAAGCTTAAAAAGGGAGACCTGCTAACCTTAACGATCACCGATCTGGCTTTTGGAGGAGAAAGTGTTGCCAGAACGGAAGATAATCTGGTTGTCTTTGTGAAAGGGGGCCTTCCCGGGGAAGAGGTTCGGGTACAGATTACCCGATGTAAAGGTCGTTTTGTAGAAGGGAAGGTCCTTGAGATACTTCACCCCTCTCCTTTTCGGGTCCAGGCGCGTTGTAAACACTTTGGGCCGTGTGGAGGATGTACCTGGCAGGATCTTTACTATCCGGAGCAGTTGAAATTTAAGCAAAAACAGGTTCAGGATGCCCTAGTTCGTATCGGGAAGTTAACCGATTTTTCTATAAACCCCATGGTCGGAATGTCTCCAGAGCCCTGGTATTATCGTAACAAAATGGAATATACCTTTGGCTATGATGAACAGGGTCAATTGATTTTGGGCCAGCATCGCTCCGGTTATTGGGATCAATTGGTGGATATCGAAACCTGCTGGCTCCAATCTCCAACCAGCAATAAGATCCTGAACCTTTGTAAAGAATTTGCCAGAAGGCATGGATTGACGGCCTATTCCAGTAAAACCCACCAGGGTCTCCTGCGGCATTTAGTTATCCGGGAAGGAAAAAATACCGGAGAGATCATGGTAAACCTGGTTACTTCGGGCGAAAATTTCCCTCAGCTCCCTGAGCTGGTTCAAGTCCTCACCTCTCAAGTTCCTGAAATCACCTCCATGGTTTTAAATGTAAATCGGCGTATCGGTGAAACCAGCCAGGGCGAGGAGGAGAAAGTTCTATGGGGGCGACCCACTATACGTGAAATTGTTAACGGCCTTGAATTTGAAATCTCGGCCAACAGCTTTTTTCAAACCAATACCCGACAGGCCGAAAGGCTATACCGTTTCGTGCTGAATATGGCCGAGGTGCATGAGGGCTCTGTGGTTCTGGATCTATACTGCGGTACGGGAGCCATTGCGCTTCACCTGGCTCCTCGGGTCAAGGAAGTCCATGGGATAGAAATCAATCCCATGGCTGTTGAAAATGCGCGACTCAATGCCCAGAAAAACCGAATTGAGAACGTTTTTTTCTACTGTGGGGAAGTCAAGAAAGTCCTTCGTACCCTCCCCTTTTATCCGGATTTGATCGTGGTGGATCCCCCCCGGGATGGATTAAACAGAAAGGTTATTCAGGCAATGATAACCAAAGGACCTTCCCAAATCATCTACGTTTCTTGTAATCCGACCACGCTGGCACGGGATTTAAAAGATATCTGTGAAGCTGGTTATAAAATTTCTCAAATCCAGCCCATCGATATGTTTCCGCATACGTTTCATATTGAAACTATTGTATCCCTTGTCCGTTGTCTGTCGCCCGTTGCAAGCCGTTCCTTACAACCTTCAACGGATAACCCCCAACGGATAACGGATCCTTAAAAATTGATCTTCTTTTTCCTTCTCCTGATCCTTTTATCTTCTACAGGTTGTGGCCAATCTGGACAGTCTGGAACCGATAATCAGATTACGGTTGGAATTTCCCAGGAGCCGGACAGCCTGGATCCTCTGTTTGGAGAAATGGCCGCATCCAGTGAGATTTTAGGAGCCGTTTTTCGCGGGTTAACGACCCGGAATGATAAATGGGAACTCCTCCCCGAGATTGCCAGGGATATTCCTTCCCTAACCACGGGTTCCTGGGAGCGGCTGCCTGGAGATAAAATGAGAACCACCTGGCATCTCAAAGAAGGGGTCAAGTGGGAAGACGGACAGCCTGTAACGGCAGAGGATTTTATCTTTGCCCATCAGGTTATTATGGATGATCGGGTTCCGGTCATTTCCAGAGATTTAGACCGCCGGATCGAGAAAATGGAAGCTCCAGACCCTTTAACCCTGGTTGTTACCTGGAAAGAGCTTTATGCCTATGCCAATGAGGGGCATGCCCTGCTTCCCAAACATATTCTGGAACCTGTTTACCAGAAGGATCCTACCAAGTACCATGAATCCTTTTTTAATACCAAGCCGATGGGGAACGGACCTTTTAAAGTAACCCAATGGGAACCCGGGAATTTCCTGATTCTGGAGAAAAATCCTAACTTCTTTGGGGAGTCCTCGAAGTTTAACAAGATTATCTACCGAATCATTCCCGACACCAATACCCTCCTGGCCAATTTGGAATCTCGAACCATTGATGCTGTCTCTCCTACCGGCCTTTCCTTTGACCAGGCTTTAGATTTTCAGAAACGAAAAGGGAATGACTTTAAGGTCATCTTCGTTCAAGGGTTAGTCTGGGAGCACATCGACATGAACCATGACCATCCCATTTTCAAAGATAAGAGGGTTCGCCAGGCTTTGTTATATGCAGTGGATCGAGAGAAAATGGTCCAGACTCTTTTTGAAGGGAAGCAAGAAGTAGCCCATAGCTGGCTCCCCCCTCGGCATTACGGATATTACGCCGATGTGAAGAAATATCCCTATGATCTAGAGAAAGCCCGAAAATTACTTGAAGAGGCCGGATGGAAAGAGGGGCCGGATGGAATTCGTGTCAACGAAAAAGGAGAGAAGCTCAGCCTGATCATCATGACCACGGCAGGGAATAAGATCCGGGAACGGGTTGAGGAAATTCTTCAGGCCGACTGGAAAAAGGCCGGAATCGATCTGGAAATCAAGAATCAGCCGGCCAAAGTTTTCTTCGGTGATACGTTACGATATCGCAAATTCCCCCACCTGGCCATGTATGCCTGGATTATAGGCCCTACCTCGGATGGAGAATCCCTTTGGACGATTAAAAATATTCCTTCTCCTGAAAATAACTGGCAGGGGCAAAACCAGGGTGGATTTCGTCATCCGGAAATAGATCGGATTGATAACCTGGTTCCTAAAACTTTGGATGAAAAGGAACGGAAGGCCCTTCTGGCTCAAGAACAGCAAATATGGGCCGAGGAATTACCTTCTCTTCCCCTTTATTTCCGTATGGACGTTTCTGCAACCCGAAAAGATCTCCATAACTGGCTCGTGACGGGTACCGATACCCCGGTCACCTGGAATGCCGAGCAATGGTATTTTGCTAAATAACTGTGTTTACCTATCTTCTTCACCGTCTGATCCAGATGGTCATTGTCTTATTCCTCCTCTCGCTGGGAACCTATTACCTGCTCGGCCTGATGCCCGGGGATCCTGTGGAGTTACTTATTACCTCCAATCCGAAGGTTAAACCGGAAGATATCCAGCGGTTGAAAAAAGTTTATGGGTTGGATCAGCCCATTTACATCCGCTACTTCAAATGGTTGAAACAGGTCACCCTGGAGGGAGACCTGGGGTTCTCCCGTACGTATAAAAAACCCACTTCGGAGATTTTGAAAATCCGTATCTGGAACACCCTCAAGCTCATGACTTTATCCTTCCTGTTGAGTTTAATAATTGCAATTCCCATCGGAGTTTATTCTGCCATCCAACAATACTCTACCTTTGATTATTTTGCAAATCTCATGGCTTTTCTCGGCATTTCGGTGCCGACTTTCTGGTCAGGAATCCTGGCGATCCTATTCTTTTCCGTTCAGCTTCAATGGTTTCCGGCCGGAGGCATGTTCACCATCGGGATAGACTCCTGGCTGGATCAGCTTAAGTATCTGATTCTTCCTACTGTTGTTCTCAGCATCGAGAGTATCAGTGGTTGGAGCCGTTATATCCGATCCAGCATGTTAGAAGTGCTCCACGAGGACTATATACGAACAGCCCGGGCCAAGGGGGTTTCAGAGAAAAAAATAATTTTTTATCATGCCTTTAGAAATGCCCTGATTCCAACCGTTACCATTCTCGCCCTTTCCATCCCGGGTCTTTTTAGCGGAGCCCTTATCACAGAGACGATTTTTGCCTGGCCCGGAATGGGGCGACTTCTCTACGATTCCGTCATGGGAAGTGACTATTATGTAGCCATGCTCTGTTTTTTATCCTTGGGATTTCTGACCTTGATTTTTAACTTTCTGGCCGATATCCTGTATGCCATTGTTGATCCCCGAATTCGGGTTTTGAAGGAGAGTACATGAGAAATATCCGATACCATCTTTCCCAAAGAAAGCGACTTTCCGGGTTCATCAAGGTAAGGAAGCAGACCAACCGGACCTGGGATCGATTTAAAACCCATCGGCTTGCCTTTGTAAGCTGGCTGATTCTTTTGATTCTTCTTACCCTCTCCTTTTCTGCACCCCTCTTCTCGAAATACGTGACCCATTACGAAATGAGTCAGGTAGATCTCTCGGCCAGTTTCAAGCCTATTTCTTTGAAGCATCCCTTTGGAACCGACGAGTTAGGTCGGGATGTGTTTACGCGTATTCTGTATGGCGGAAGGGTTTCTTTAATGGTGGGAATTACAGCAGCCCTGACGGCCACGATCATTGGAACCCTGATCGGAGCCGTGGCCGGTTATTACGGAGGGTGGCTGGATACGTTACTTATGCGCTTTACCGATACCATGATCTCCCTCCCCACGCTTCCTTTGATGATTATCCTGGCGGCTGTAGACCTTCCCAAGCATTTAAATTTAAAAGCTCTCCCCCTGGGGATCGATGTCAGCGTGCTCAATATCATCTGCATTGTGGTGATTTTCAGTTGGATGGGGGTGGCCCGGCTCGTTCGTGGCTCTGTACTCTCCCTTAAAGAGCGGGACTTTGTAACGGCAGCTCAGGCCCTGGGAATGTCCACCGGCCGAATTATCTTCGTTTATTTAATCCCCAACTGTATGGCCCCCATCATCGTCTCTGCAACTCTGGCCGTAGGAGGCAATATTCTCTATGAATCTGCCCTCAGCTTCCTGGGGCTTGGAATTCAACCCCCTGTTCCCAGTTGGGGGAATATGCTGAACAATGCCCAAGATTATCTGCGGAAAGCCCCTATGCTGGCTCTTTTCCCGGGTTTATTTATCCTGCTTACCGTGGTAAGTATTAACTTTCTCGGGGATGGACTCCGGGATGCATTGGATCCCCACTTCGTCCAGGGGCGTAAAAAAATAAACTATAATTAACTTGACAAGCTCGGGTTAACTCCAACATATTCTTCCTTAATGGAAATTACTTTATACCAAATCGGTATGGAAATGGGATGTAGAGTAGGAATCACTCCACCCTAACCCCCTCTGCCTGTGGGGAGAGAAGGAAGCGACTGCTTACGTAAGGGCCACGCAGAGTCGCCCCTCCCCAAGATGTAACCCCTTCAGAGGGACTGAATAGGAGGCAACCTATTCCATCAGAATGGGTATTAGTCGGTCGTACCCTTTTTATAAGGAGAAATTATGGAATTGATTAAACACTTCATCGATATTTTCTTGCATCTGGATGTACACTTAAATACCGTTATTCAAGAATATGGTATCTTAACTTATTTACTCCTTTACCTCATCGTTTTTTGTGAAACCGGTCTGGTTGTAACTCCCATCCTTCCCGGAGATTC containing:
- the clpP gene encoding ATP-dependent Clp endopeptidase proteolytic subunit ClpP, encoding MSTIYPVQNQVVIPWVVEETGRGERTYDIYSRLLKDRIIFLGTPIDDNIANVIIAQMLFLEAEDPDKDIHLYINSPGGWVTSGLAIYDAMQYIKPDVSTICVGQAASMGAVLLAAGTKGKRFALPHARIMLHQPSGGFEGQASDIAIQAREILRIREALNEILYRHTGQSLDKIRADTERDYFMSPEQAIEYGIIDKMIERK
- a CDS encoding ABC transporter permease — its product is MFTYLLHRLIQMVIVLFLLSLGTYYLLGLMPGDPVELLITSNPKVKPEDIQRLKKVYGLDQPIYIRYFKWLKQVTLEGDLGFSRTYKKPTSEILKIRIWNTLKLMTLSFLLSLIIAIPIGVYSAIQQYSTFDYFANLMAFLGISVPTFWSGILAILFFSVQLQWFPAGGMFTIGIDSWLDQLKYLILPTVVLSIESISGWSRYIRSSMLEVLHEDYIRTARAKGVSEKKIIFYHAFRNALIPTVTILALSIPGLFSGALITETIFAWPGMGRLLYDSVMGSDYYVAMLCFLSLGFLTLIFNFLADILYAIVDPRIRVLKEST
- a CDS encoding peptide ABC transporter substrate-binding protein, whose protein sequence is MIFFFLLLILLSSTGCGQSGQSGTDNQITVGISQEPDSLDPLFGEMAASSEILGAVFRGLTTRNDKWELLPEIARDIPSLTTGSWERLPGDKMRTTWHLKEGVKWEDGQPVTAEDFIFAHQVIMDDRVPVISRDLDRRIEKMEAPDPLTLVVTWKELYAYANEGHALLPKHILEPVYQKDPTKYHESFFNTKPMGNGPFKVTQWEPGNFLILEKNPNFFGESSKFNKIIYRIIPDTNTLLANLESRTIDAVSPTGLSFDQALDFQKRKGNDFKVIFVQGLVWEHIDMNHDHPIFKDKRVRQALLYAVDREKMVQTLFEGKQEVAHSWLPPRHYGYYADVKKYPYDLEKARKLLEEAGWKEGPDGIRVNEKGEKLSLIIMTTAGNKIRERVEEILQADWKKAGIDLEIKNQPAKVFFGDTLRYRKFPHLAMYAWIIGPTSDGESLWTIKNIPSPENNWQGQNQGGFRHPEIDRIDNLVPKTLDEKERKALLAQEQQIWAEELPSLPLYFRMDVSATRKDLHNWLVTGTDTPVTWNAEQWYFAK
- the rlmD gene encoding 23S rRNA (uracil(1939)-C(5))-methyltransferase RlmD; amino-acid sequence: MKLKKGDLLTLTITDLAFGGESVARTEDNLVVFVKGGLPGEEVRVQITRCKGRFVEGKVLEILHPSPFRVQARCKHFGPCGGCTWQDLYYPEQLKFKQKQVQDALVRIGKLTDFSINPMVGMSPEPWYYRNKMEYTFGYDEQGQLILGQHRSGYWDQLVDIETCWLQSPTSNKILNLCKEFARRHGLTAYSSKTHQGLLRHLVIREGKNTGEIMVNLVTSGENFPQLPELVQVLTSQVPEITSMVLNVNRRIGETSQGEEEKVLWGRPTIREIVNGLEFEISANSFFQTNTRQAERLYRFVLNMAEVHEGSVVLDLYCGTGAIALHLAPRVKEVHGIEINPMAVENARLNAQKNRIENVFFYCGEVKKVLRTLPFYPDLIVVDPPRDGLNRKVIQAMITKGPSQIIYVSCNPTTLARDLKDICEAGYKISQIQPIDMFPHTFHIETIVSLVRCLSPVASRSLQPSTDNPQRITDP
- a CDS encoding ABC transporter permease; its protein translation is MRNIRYHLSQRKRLSGFIKVRKQTNRTWDRFKTHRLAFVSWLILLILLTLSFSAPLFSKYVTHYEMSQVDLSASFKPISLKHPFGTDELGRDVFTRILYGGRVSLMVGITAALTATIIGTLIGAVAGYYGGWLDTLLMRFTDTMISLPTLPLMIILAAVDLPKHLNLKALPLGIDVSVLNIICIVVIFSWMGVARLVRGSVLSLKERDFVTAAQALGMSTGRIIFVYLIPNCMAPIIVSATLAVGGNILYESALSFLGLGIQPPVPSWGNMLNNAQDYLRKAPMLALFPGLFILLTVVSINFLGDGLRDALDPHFVQGRKKINYN